The Solibacillus daqui genome has a segment encoding these proteins:
- a CDS encoding sigma-70 family RNA polymerase sigma factor produces the protein MKLERLVKKAQKGNDKAYLMLFQQYEADIYRMAYVYVKNKEDALDLVQEVAYHSFKKISTLEKPEYIKTWLMKITINCALNLINKNKKVIPLNVDFEVFTGSEDKDIALTLSLHKLIDTLKEDEKSVILLKYYDDRTLKEISEILDIPLGTAKSVLYRALDKLRQNLKEVDNYA, from the coding sequence ATGAAACTTGAACGTTTAGTAAAGAAAGCACAAAAAGGAAATGATAAAGCTTACTTAATGCTTTTCCAGCAATACGAAGCAGATATTTATCGAATGGCTTATGTTTATGTAAAAAATAAAGAAGATGCATTAGATCTTGTACAAGAAGTGGCCTATCATTCTTTTAAGAAAATCAGTACATTGGAAAAGCCAGAATATATCAAGACATGGCTTATGAAAATTACGATTAATTGTGCATTGAACTTAATCAATAAAAATAAAAAGGTAATCCCACTAAATGTAGACTTTGAAGTGTTTACAGGGTCAGAAGATAAAGATATTGCACTTACATTGTCTTTACATAAGTTGATTGATACTTTGAAAGAGGATGAGAAGAGCGTCATTTTACTAAAATATTACGATGATCGTACATTAAAGGAAATTTCAGAGATATTAGATATCCCACTTGGAACTGCAAAGTCAGTGTTATACCGCGCTTTAGATAAACTTCGCCAAAATTTAAAGGAGGTAGATAATTATGCATAA
- a CDS encoding DUF3600 domain-containing protein, whose product MHNHLKGELSKIEIPLEIHERSKQGITKAKSEMSGKMNRFFKKRLAIAVISACLMVPTGVFAYQALLADDLYGSFDNLKKHVASVTMEGYLLFDAKLNQAKGDLSKEEFKQFKELLNVFTSAKLEYGDNNGNIDYSQVPTESFEKIKVAMYEIQAYFDKLNGLPSSKEVLTAEEFEKYIQALMTYESIMAKAGVSSVPEIGVIPTELQEEFSEAQQYLIYVNEKQIGN is encoded by the coding sequence ATGCATAACCATCTTAAGGGAGAGTTATCAAAAATCGAAATCCCATTGGAGATTCATGAAAGAAGTAAACAGGGCATTACGAAAGCAAAATCTGAAATGAGTGGCAAAATGAATCGTTTTTTTAAAAAACGATTGGCTATAGCGGTAATTTCGGCTTGTTTAATGGTTCCAACCGGTGTATTTGCTTATCAAGCGTTATTGGCCGATGATTTATATGGTTCGTTTGATAATCTCAAAAAACATGTAGCAAGTGTAACTATGGAGGGCTACTTATTATTTGACGCAAAACTGAATCAAGCAAAAGGTGATCTAAGTAAAGAAGAATTTAAGCAATTTAAAGAGTTATTAAATGTATTTACAAGTGCAAAACTTGAATATGGTGATAACAATGGAAATATAGATTATTCTCAAGTCCCTACAGAATCATTTGAAAAAATTAAAGTAGCTATGTACGAAATTCAAGCATACTTTGATAAATTAAATGGACTCCCATCAAGCAAAGAGGTTTTAACAGCTGAAGAATTTGAAAAATACATTCAAGCCCTGATGACCTATGAATCAATTATGGCAAAAGCAGGAGTATCAAGTGTTCCTGAGATCGGGGTAATTCCTACAGAGCTGCAAGAGGAATTCTCTGAAGCGCAACAATACTTAATTTATGTGAATGAAAAACAAATTGGAAACTGA